Proteins encoded in a region of the Pyxidicoccus trucidator genome:
- a CDS encoding SDR family oxidoreductase has translation MQLKDLKIIVTGGAQGMGAHFAQRLTEAGAQVAVGDVNEERLAALPAGIHRRKLDVSSEEDIVSFVSWAHGAMGGLNGLINNAGILRDALLVKKDRTTGQVKKLSTADWNAVIGVNLTGATLMVREVVGKMAETDTKGGVVVNMSSIARHGNRGQSNYVSAKAALAANTVTWSREFGPFGVRVGAVAPGMIETPMTQGMNQKARDALVSAIPVGRIGLPEDIWLAVKFIIECDYFNGRTIDVDGGLNF, from the coding sequence ATGCAGCTCAAGGACCTGAAAATCATCGTCACGGGCGGCGCCCAGGGCATGGGCGCGCACTTCGCGCAGCGGCTGACGGAGGCCGGTGCCCAGGTGGCCGTGGGCGACGTGAATGAGGAGCGGCTCGCCGCCCTGCCCGCCGGCATCCACCGCCGCAAGCTGGATGTGTCCTCCGAGGAGGACATCGTCTCCTTCGTCAGCTGGGCGCACGGGGCGATGGGCGGGCTCAACGGCCTCATCAACAACGCGGGCATCCTCCGCGACGCGCTGCTGGTGAAGAAGGACCGCACCACCGGCCAGGTGAAGAAGCTGTCCACCGCGGACTGGAACGCCGTCATCGGCGTCAACCTCACCGGCGCCACGCTCATGGTGCGCGAGGTGGTGGGGAAGATGGCGGAGACGGACACCAAGGGTGGCGTCGTCGTCAACATGTCGTCCATCGCCCGGCACGGCAACCGCGGCCAGTCCAACTACGTGTCCGCGAAGGCCGCGCTGGCCGCCAACACCGTCACCTGGTCGCGCGAGTTCGGCCCCTTCGGCGTCCGCGTGGGCGCGGTGGCTCCGGGCATGATTGAGACGCCGATGACGCAGGGCATGAACCAGAAGGCCCGCGACGCGCTGGTGTCCGCGATTCCGGTGGGCCGCATCGGCCTGCCCGAGGACATCTGGCTGGCGGTGAAGTTCATCATCGAGTGCGACTACTTCAACGGCCGCACCATCGACGTGGACGGCGGCCTCAACTTCTGA
- a CDS encoding TraB/GumN family protein, with amino-acid sequence MKRLSLLSSLLLTALLGVGCASTPAAKPYSPVDTGHAFLWEVKDGRGRGGTAYLVGSIHMGREGELPLPPSMETAFAKSDALVVEVDVNKVDPASMQKLVMELGRLPDGQRLSQRLDPVTLTLLDRAAQRMGLALANLEPLRPWLVGMVLSVTELQKAGYQQGHGVDRAFLTRARDAGKDVLELETAEGQLRMLAGTPDALQDLMLRDQLRRTREAGAVLDQLISAWKAGDADGLAALILEGANDATYRPVYERIFFERNAQMATGVDALLAQPRTHFIVVGAGHVVGPQGLVALLQQQGHTVRQLTRTE; translated from the coding sequence ATGAAGCGCCTGTCCCTGCTGTCGTCCCTGCTCCTCACCGCGCTGCTCGGTGTGGGCTGTGCCTCAACGCCCGCGGCGAAGCCGTACTCCCCCGTCGACACCGGGCACGCCTTCCTCTGGGAGGTGAAGGACGGACGCGGACGCGGCGGCACTGCCTACCTCGTCGGCTCCATCCACATGGGCAGGGAGGGCGAGCTGCCCCTTCCCCCGTCCATGGAGACCGCCTTCGCCAAATCCGACGCCCTCGTCGTCGAGGTCGACGTCAACAAGGTGGACCCGGCCTCCATGCAGAAGCTCGTCATGGAGCTCGGCCGGCTCCCCGACGGCCAGCGCCTCTCCCAGCGCCTGGACCCCGTCACCCTGACGCTCCTGGACCGCGCCGCCCAGCGCATGGGACTCGCGCTCGCCAACCTGGAGCCCCTGCGCCCGTGGCTCGTGGGCATGGTCCTCAGCGTCACCGAGCTGCAGAAGGCCGGCTACCAGCAGGGCCACGGCGTGGACCGCGCCTTCCTCACCCGCGCCCGTGACGCCGGCAAGGACGTCCTCGAGCTGGAGACCGCCGAGGGCCAGCTGCGCATGCTCGCCGGTACCCCGGACGCCCTCCAGGACCTCATGCTCCGCGACCAGCTCCGCCGCACCCGCGAGGCCGGCGCCGTGCTCGACCAGCTCATCTCTGCCTGGAAGGCCGGTGACGCGGACGGCCTGGCCGCCCTCATCCTCGAAGGCGCCAACGACGCCACCTACCGCCCCGTCTACGAGCGCATCTTCTTCGAGCGCAACGCCCAGATGGCCACCGGCGTGGACGCCCTCCTCGCCCAGCCCCGCACCCACTTCATCGTCGTCGGCGCCGGCCATGTCGTGGGCCCCCAGGGCCTCGTCGCCCTCCTCCAGCAACAGGGCCACACCGTGCGCCAGCTGACGCGCACCGAGTAG
- a CDS encoding pentapeptide repeat-containing protein, protein MIQFSDREITGERLELDSKTELYYLGHHLTLRRCSLIIKVPTRALVITRTQLIDCAVDVKRELKNFLWEGVILKGCRFTGTMTGNDFGRWPYADHPELGSVEDCDFTEARLDGCRFIDCDLSTLKLPTWPCFSILDPGSRKSELLALQWPGIMRITVDSFTDAPPGTKAVTYLAPAVAKRNDTTAEALRAVLDTLPGVIL, encoded by the coding sequence ATGATTCAATTCAGCGATCGGGAAATCACGGGTGAGCGGCTGGAACTCGACAGCAAGACGGAGCTCTATTACCTGGGTCACCACCTGACCCTGAGACGATGCAGTCTCATCATCAAGGTCCCAACAAGGGCGCTAGTAATTACCAGGACGCAGCTCATCGACTGCGCCGTAGACGTCAAGCGGGAGCTAAAGAACTTTCTTTGGGAGGGCGTCATCCTGAAGGGGTGTCGCTTCACCGGCACAATGACGGGCAATGACTTCGGCCGCTGGCCCTATGCGGACCATCCTGAACTCGGCAGCGTCGAGGATTGCGACTTCACCGAGGCACGTCTGGACGGATGCCGCTTCATCGACTGTGACCTCAGCACCCTGAAGCTCCCCACCTGGCCCTGCTTCTCCATCCTCGACCCGGGGTCCCGCAAGAGCGAGCTACTCGCCCTCCAGTGGCCCGGCATCATGCGCATCACCGTCGACTCCTTCACGGACGCTCCACCAGGAACCAAGGCCGTGACGTATCTCGCTCCAGCAGTGGCGAAGCGCAACGACACCACGGCGGAAGCCCTTCGCGCCGTCCTCGACACCCTGCCCGGCGTGATTCTCTGA
- a CDS encoding tail fiber domain-containing protein: MKIRTLLATLGCIAVSTGGCGSEEASGQSWEVGTGLELEENAVSVRYGNGPATSVEGNDPRLADARPPLPGNGGYIQNGTALQEGSFTLSGTGSTDGRLTTKAGLRVEATAPVQDPTPLLRVENTSAATPVWSNYPLFTVDSAGGLLARGDLGNGAVPMTGTGLRLMWHPSKGAFRAGNAVDQWNDASIGFYSWAGGNLTTASGFASFAFGDQCAASGTDAACFGSSNEASGTVSFAAGASSVASGFGSTAMGYTNVASGQGAVAIGYRVSADANYSMALGHRVTTGGHTGAFIWGDQSITAVASSTANNQFMVRAAGGVRLRTNSALSTGCDLPAGSGVFSCTSDRDTKEDFRHIDGEEVLAKVARMPVESWRYKDEGPGVRHLGPVAQDFRAAFGLGTDDKSIGLLDIDGVNMAAIQALERRTQELRAKSAEVDALKAEMEELRRGLSRLEAAVHARRSSP, from the coding sequence ATGAAAATCAGAACGCTGTTGGCCACGCTGGGATGCATCGCCGTGAGCACGGGAGGGTGTGGTTCGGAGGAGGCCTCCGGGCAGTCCTGGGAGGTCGGGACAGGACTGGAGCTCGAGGAGAACGCCGTCAGCGTCCGGTATGGAAATGGGCCCGCCACCTCCGTGGAAGGCAACGACCCGCGCCTCGCCGATGCGCGCCCGCCCCTGCCAGGCAACGGCGGCTACATCCAGAATGGGACGGCGCTCCAGGAGGGCTCGTTCACGCTCTCGGGAACGGGGAGCACGGACGGCAGGCTGACCACTAAGGCCGGGCTGCGCGTCGAAGCAACGGCCCCCGTCCAGGACCCGACGCCCCTGCTTCGCGTCGAGAACACCTCGGCAGCCACCCCTGTCTGGAGCAACTACCCGCTCTTCACCGTGGACTCGGCGGGTGGACTGCTCGCGCGCGGAGACCTCGGCAACGGCGCCGTGCCCATGACGGGCACGGGGCTGCGGCTCATGTGGCACCCGTCCAAGGGCGCGTTTCGCGCCGGCAATGCCGTGGACCAGTGGAATGACGCCAGCATCGGCTTCTACTCCTGGGCGGGCGGCAACCTGACCACGGCGAGCGGGTTCGCCTCCTTCGCCTTCGGGGACCAGTGCGCCGCGAGCGGCACGGACGCCGCGTGCTTCGGCAGCAGCAACGAGGCCTCGGGGACGGTGAGCTTCGCTGCTGGCGCCTCCTCCGTCGCAAGCGGGTTCGGCTCCACCGCCATGGGCTACACCAACGTCGCCTCGGGCCAGGGCGCGGTCGCCATCGGCTACCGGGTGTCGGCGGATGCGAACTACTCGATGGCGCTGGGGCACCGGGTGACGACGGGTGGGCATACCGGCGCGTTCATCTGGGGTGACCAGTCGATCACCGCCGTGGCTTCCAGCACCGCGAACAACCAGTTCATGGTGCGCGCCGCGGGTGGGGTGCGGCTGAGGACCAACTCCGCGCTCTCCACGGGGTGCGACCTGCCGGCCGGCTCGGGGGTGTTCAGCTGCACCTCCGACCGCGACACCAAGGAGGACTTCCGCCACATCGACGGAGAGGAGGTCCTCGCGAAGGTGGCGCGGATGCCCGTCGAGAGCTGGCGCTACAAGGACGAAGGCCCCGGGGTCCGCCACCTGGGCCCCGTCGCCCAGGACTTCCGCGCGGCCTTCGGCCTGGGAACCGATGACAAGAGCATCGGCCTGCTCGACATCGACGGGGTGAACATGGCCGCCATCCAGGCGCTGGAGCGACGCACGCAGGAGCTCCGCGCGAAGAGCGCCGAGGTCGATGCCCTGAAGGCTGAGATGGAGGAGCTCAGGCGGGGACTGTCCAGGCTGGAGGCCGCCGTCCACGCACGGCGCTCCAGTCCGTGA
- a CDS encoding Lrp/AsnC family transcriptional regulator: protein MPLDELDIRIVDLLQRDGRATQLELSRAVGLSQPAVAERIRKLEDRGVITGYTARVDASKLGKDITAFIGVNIEHPKYFEGFAKKVLALPDILECHRVAGQDSYILKVKTANTKTLDSLLVETLRTIAGVTRTQTTIVLSSIKEDTHVRVPPEQLKGE, encoded by the coding sequence ATGCCCCTGGACGAGCTCGACATCCGCATCGTCGACCTGCTGCAGCGCGACGGTCGCGCCACGCAGCTGGAGCTGTCGCGCGCGGTGGGGCTGTCGCAGCCGGCGGTGGCCGAGCGCATCCGCAAGCTGGAGGACCGGGGCGTCATCACCGGCTACACGGCGCGGGTGGACGCGTCGAAGCTCGGCAAGGACATCACCGCCTTCATCGGGGTGAACATCGAACACCCCAAGTACTTCGAGGGCTTCGCGAAGAAGGTGCTCGCGCTGCCCGACATCCTGGAGTGCCACCGCGTGGCCGGCCAGGACTCGTACATCCTCAAGGTCAAGACGGCGAACACGAAGACGCTCGACTCGCTCCTCGTGGAGACGCTGCGCACCATCGCCGGCGTCACCCGCACGCAGACGACCATCGTCCTGTCATCCATCAAGGAGGACACGCACGTGCGTGTGCCTCCCGAGCAGCTGAAAGGAGAGTGA
- a CDS encoding DUF2381 family protein, which translates to MLASPLALLLPVLLTGPASVEPASSPCQTGVHHVELPATATAETARVCISPGQTTLINFDGALVPGSLALDSADRFTQAEPGPSSLKLVPSEKLATGERLRLTVRFQGAAAPTSAALLLVVHPAQATPLVDVHRLTRTVESFRQELEVRDEQVRQLQQENARLRAENAGPGGLAGLHALGLLEEEAFRVWSKNPSARASPTSSMLLDGAVASFRAAGRVAVTMLLKNPEGAAPWTAQDAKVVMEDRKGMELRVLAVWPKEPILAGRTLKLVVEAEVADEKAQGPFTLRVWEAEGGRTAIVQGVMLP; encoded by the coding sequence ATGCTCGCCTCGCCTCTTGCCCTGCTGCTGCCGGTCCTGCTGACCGGGCCTGCCTCCGTGGAGCCGGCGTCCTCGCCCTGTCAGACAGGTGTTCATCACGTGGAGCTTCCCGCGACGGCCACGGCGGAGACCGCCCGGGTCTGCATCAGCCCGGGCCAGACCACCCTCATCAACTTCGACGGGGCGCTCGTTCCAGGTTCCCTGGCGCTCGACAGCGCGGATCGCTTCACGCAAGCGGAGCCCGGGCCGAGCAGCCTCAAGCTGGTGCCCTCCGAGAAGCTGGCAACAGGCGAGCGGTTGCGGCTGACCGTGCGCTTCCAGGGCGCCGCCGCTCCAACGAGCGCGGCCTTGCTGCTGGTCGTGCACCCCGCCCAGGCTACGCCGCTGGTGGACGTGCACCGACTGACCCGCACAGTGGAATCCTTTCGCCAGGAGCTGGAGGTCAGGGACGAGCAGGTCCGCCAGCTTCAACAGGAGAACGCCCGGCTCCGCGCCGAGAACGCCGGCCCCGGGGGGCTCGCGGGGCTTCACGCATTGGGCCTCCTCGAAGAGGAAGCGTTCAGGGTCTGGAGCAAGAACCCGAGCGCGAGGGCGTCCCCTACGAGTTCCATGCTGCTGGACGGAGCCGTAGCGAGCTTCCGTGCCGCCGGGCGCGTGGCCGTGACGATGCTCTTGAAGAACCCCGAGGGCGCGGCTCCCTGGACGGCACAGGACGCGAAGGTGGTGATGGAGGACAGGAAGGGCATGGAGCTGAGGGTGCTGGCAGTGTGGCCCAAGGAGCCCATCCTCGCGGGCCGTACGCTCAAGCTGGTCGTGGAGGCGGAAGTCGCAGATGAGAAGGCCCAGGGCCCCTTCACCCTCAGGGTGTGGGAGGCGGAGGGCGGCAGGACGGCCATCGTCCAGGGAGTGATGCTTCCGTGA
- a CDS encoding PLP-dependent aminotransferase family protein, translated as MSADAMSAPLPPPPVWRLAQRMARTKTSAVREILKIAERPDILSFAGGLPAPELFPLEAIAEAHAEVLATEGRAALQYSTTEGFGPLREWICGHLQKRGRVATTDQVLITSGSQQGIDLVAKVLLDPGDLVIVESPSYLAALQTFGSYEAKFATVGSDDQGMRTDDLERMLATHRPKMVYVVSNFQNPKGTTLSLERRRELVRLAQKYRFLILEDDPYGELRFTGDHLPSMASFDDEGVVVSLGTFSKTLAPGLRIGWVAGPRDFVRSLTIAKQATDLHTATLAQRAVAKLLTRFDYGAHLEALCPVYGQRANAMLDALKVHMPAGTSWTTPEGGMFLWVELPEGLSGDALLPKAIEQKVAFVPGSPFFANNPRPEFMRLNYSNRPPELITEGMRRLGAVISAAM; from the coding sequence ATGAGCGCCGACGCAATGAGCGCACCCCTACCCCCGCCGCCCGTCTGGCGGCTGGCCCAGCGGATGGCTCGCACCAAGACGTCCGCGGTGCGCGAAATCCTCAAAATCGCCGAGCGGCCCGACATCCTCTCCTTCGCGGGCGGCCTGCCCGCGCCCGAGCTCTTCCCGCTCGAGGCCATCGCCGAGGCCCACGCCGAGGTGCTCGCCACCGAGGGGCGCGCCGCGCTCCAGTACAGCACCACCGAGGGCTTCGGCCCCCTGCGCGAGTGGATTTGCGGCCACCTCCAGAAGCGCGGCCGCGTGGCCACCACGGACCAGGTGCTCATCACCAGCGGCTCGCAGCAGGGCATCGACCTCGTCGCCAAGGTGCTGCTGGACCCGGGTGACCTCGTCATCGTGGAGAGCCCCAGCTACCTGGCGGCCCTGCAGACGTTCGGCTCGTACGAGGCGAAGTTCGCCACCGTGGGCAGCGACGACCAGGGCATGCGCACCGATGACCTGGAGCGCATGCTGGCCACGCACCGCCCGAAGATGGTGTACGTGGTCTCCAACTTCCAGAACCCCAAGGGCACCACCCTCTCGCTGGAGCGTCGGCGCGAGCTGGTGCGGCTGGCCCAGAAGTACCGCTTCCTCATCCTCGAGGACGACCCGTACGGCGAGCTGCGCTTCACCGGCGACCACCTGCCGTCCATGGCGTCGTTCGACGACGAGGGCGTCGTGGTGTCCCTGGGCACCTTCTCCAAGACGCTCGCCCCGGGCCTGCGCATCGGCTGGGTGGCGGGGCCGCGCGACTTCGTGCGCAGCCTCACCATCGCCAAGCAGGCCACCGATTTGCACACCGCCACGCTCGCCCAGCGTGCGGTGGCGAAGCTGCTCACCCGCTTCGACTACGGCGCCCACCTGGAGGCCCTGTGCCCCGTCTACGGCCAGCGCGCCAACGCCATGCTGGACGCCCTGAAGGTCCACATGCCCGCCGGCACGAGCTGGACGACGCCCGAGGGCGGCATGTTCCTGTGGGTGGAACTGCCCGAGGGCCTCAGCGGCGACGCGCTGCTGCCCAAGGCGATTGAGCAGAAGGTGGCCTTCGTGCCCGGCAGCCCCTTCTTCGCCAACAACCCGCGCCCGGAGTTCATGCGCCTCAACTACTCCAACCGTCCGCCCGAGCTGATTACCGAGGGCATGCGCCGGCTGGGCGCCGTGATTTCCGCGGCGATGTAG
- a CDS encoding transglycosylase SLT domain-containing protein, with translation MDGLRAGAVVVLACASVLGAGPTWAQEGGEAGPGEVLSEEQLEALLDTPTAQPDSEEPSAPSFGPEQLTPYFAEGTLAKARAEFNRGRYKRARALLSQEPPTLPVRFLQAQSALLARDFAVAADEFASLANDYIPLRDHCLVRAAQANEKLRRWELAAGQYREVSSGSPLYPEARFSLSRVLQRRGDVSGALAALQELIDSRQSRGPDALRMKALLAICDLARAQGKYNVEHRALLEVWATSPLSREAQRAAQRLKGLPLPIKWRVRRAEALVELHRNHAGMELLNGVLPHVQLPDELACRSHLTYGRALRKERQHRRAIQVLSPMVEQCTSPEQRPQALYVLGYSQSVVDPKSAITTYATLARDYPEHGYADDGLFFSAWFLQRTGDTDAAMARYEETARRYPSGNFASEALFRAFWLHTRRQEPEAALAALTAVEKLPEAARTDEALWRARYWHARMLESGAARQDALDRYEHIAAERPAAWYGLLSRSRLALLAPERLASPKPSLAGTGGSGSAGGAVEVAQGTTSHAGAGALSGATEVAGRSLGSTSGKPGASAGAIVAASNPGVSIDVLTRAAAEAGKPVLSAGVLTSGGALDAAGKPVLSTGVIVAASNPGGTFGATAGGSKPGMAVGSAVTLATGAAVGVGASGSGASARASKPGADTEPGELGEPAEVWPLSPGPLRNDARFAAGVELLRLGLPGAVEEFLAVDARALPEAPARLLYQTVLRTGRRKAARQVARSALHQDIQGPLSAESRPVWEATWPKAYRALIERYARSYRVDPDLLQGLIREESRFNPRARSATGALGLAQLMPATARQVAESLDLPPVGEAALLQPADNIRLGAAYLGQLTKHFGGNVAYAVAAYNAGPGAVERWRHALPRAELDEWVEHIAFEETRGYVKKVLSSYSAYKLLYGKEPAVLRNLRVDDVSVR, from the coding sequence ATGGACGGGCTTCGAGCGGGAGCGGTGGTGGTCCTGGCATGCGCGAGCGTGCTGGGCGCAGGCCCCACGTGGGCACAGGAGGGCGGCGAGGCCGGCCCGGGCGAGGTGCTCTCGGAGGAGCAACTGGAGGCGCTGCTCGACACGCCCACCGCGCAGCCCGACAGCGAGGAGCCGTCGGCGCCGTCCTTCGGTCCGGAGCAGCTCACGCCGTACTTCGCGGAAGGGACGCTGGCGAAGGCCCGCGCGGAGTTCAACCGGGGCCGCTACAAGCGCGCGCGGGCGCTGCTGTCGCAGGAGCCGCCCACGCTGCCGGTCCGCTTCCTCCAGGCGCAGAGCGCCCTGCTCGCCAGGGACTTCGCCGTCGCCGCCGACGAGTTCGCGTCGCTGGCCAACGACTACATCCCGCTGAGAGACCACTGCCTCGTCCGCGCGGCCCAGGCCAACGAGAAGCTGCGCCGGTGGGAGCTGGCCGCGGGGCAGTACCGGGAGGTGAGTTCCGGCTCGCCGCTCTACCCGGAGGCGCGCTTCAGCCTGTCGCGTGTGCTCCAGCGCCGGGGCGACGTCAGCGGTGCGCTGGCGGCGCTGCAGGAGCTCATCGACAGCCGCCAGTCGCGCGGGCCGGACGCGCTCCGGATGAAGGCGCTGCTGGCCATCTGCGACCTGGCGCGAGCGCAGGGGAAGTACAACGTCGAGCACCGCGCGCTGCTGGAGGTGTGGGCCACGAGTCCGCTGTCGCGCGAGGCGCAGCGGGCCGCGCAGCGGCTGAAGGGGCTGCCGCTGCCCATCAAGTGGAGGGTGCGCCGGGCCGAGGCGCTCGTGGAGCTGCACCGCAACCACGCGGGCATGGAGCTGCTGAACGGCGTGCTGCCCCACGTGCAGCTCCCGGACGAGCTGGCGTGCCGCTCGCACCTCACCTACGGCCGGGCGCTGCGCAAGGAGCGGCAGCACCGCCGGGCCATCCAGGTGCTCTCGCCGATGGTGGAGCAGTGCACCTCGCCGGAGCAGCGGCCGCAGGCGCTGTACGTGCTGGGCTACTCGCAGTCGGTGGTGGACCCGAAGTCGGCCATCACCACCTACGCGACGCTCGCGCGGGACTACCCGGAGCACGGCTACGCGGATGACGGGCTCTTCTTCTCGGCGTGGTTCCTCCAGCGCACGGGGGACACGGACGCGGCGATGGCGCGGTACGAGGAGACGGCCCGGCGCTACCCGTCCGGCAACTTCGCCTCCGAGGCGCTCTTCCGCGCGTTCTGGCTCCACACCCGCCGCCAGGAGCCCGAGGCCGCGCTGGCCGCGCTGACGGCGGTGGAGAAGCTGCCCGAGGCGGCGCGCACGGACGAGGCGCTCTGGCGCGCGCGGTACTGGCACGCGCGCATGCTGGAGTCCGGCGCCGCGAGGCAGGACGCGCTGGACCGCTACGAGCACATCGCCGCCGAGCGTCCCGCGGCCTGGTACGGGCTGCTGTCCCGCTCGCGGCTGGCGCTGCTCGCTCCCGAGCGACTGGCGAGCCCGAAGCCGTCCCTCGCGGGGACCGGCGGGTCCGGCAGCGCGGGTGGGGCCGTCGAAGTCGCGCAGGGGACCACCAGCCATGCCGGAGCGGGCGCGCTCTCCGGGGCCACCGAGGTGGCGGGCAGGTCCCTGGGCTCGACCTCCGGCAAGCCCGGCGCGTCCGCTGGAGCCATCGTCGCGGCCAGCAACCCCGGTGTCTCCATCGACGTGCTCACCCGAGCCGCCGCCGAGGCCGGCAAGCCCGTGCTGTCCGCTGGAGTCCTCACGTCCGGTGGGGCCCTTGATGCGGCCGGTAAGCCCGTTCTCTCCACGGGTGTCATCGTCGCGGCCAGCAATCCTGGCGGCACCTTCGGAGCCACCGCCGGAGGCAGCAAGCCGGGCATGGCCGTCGGTTCCGCCGTGACCCTCGCGACTGGCGCGGCCGTCGGTGTCGGTGCGAGCGGTTCAGGCGCGTCAGCCCGAGCCAGCAAGCCCGGCGCGGACACGGAGCCCGGCGAGCTCGGAGAGCCGGCCGAGGTCTGGCCACTCTCCCCTGGCCCGCTCCGGAACGACGCGCGCTTCGCGGCGGGAGTGGAGTTGCTGCGGCTGGGGCTGCCCGGCGCGGTGGAGGAGTTCCTCGCGGTGGACGCCCGGGCGCTGCCCGAGGCCCCGGCGCGGCTGCTGTACCAGACGGTGCTGCGCACGGGGCGCCGCAAGGCCGCGAGGCAGGTGGCCCGCTCGGCGCTGCACCAGGACATCCAGGGCCCGCTGAGCGCCGAGTCCCGCCCCGTCTGGGAGGCCACCTGGCCCAAGGCCTACCGCGCGCTCATCGAGCGCTATGCGCGCTCCTACCGCGTGGACCCGGACCTCCTGCAGGGCCTCATCCGCGAGGAGAGCCGCTTCAACCCGCGCGCGCGCTCCGCCACGGGAGCACTGGGCCTGGCCCAGCTCATGCCGGCCACCGCGAGGCAGGTGGCGGAGTCGCTGGACCTGCCCCCGGTGGGCGAGGCGGCGCTGCTCCAGCCGGCGGACAACATCCGCCTGGGCGCGGCCTACCTCGGCCAGCTCACCAAGCACTTCGGGGGCAACGTGGCCTACGCGGTGGCCGCCTACAACGCCGGCCCCGGAGCGGTGGAGCGCTGGCGCCACGCGCTGCCCCGCGCGGAGCTGGACGAGTGGGTGGAGCACATCGCCTTCGAGGAGACGCGCGGCTACGTCAAGAAGGTGCTGAGCAGCTACAGCGCCTACAAGCTGCTCTACGGCAAGGAGCCCGCGGTGCTGCGCAACCTCCGCGTGGACGACGTCAGCGTGAGGTGA